In Spodoptera frugiperda isolate SF20-4 chromosome 28, AGI-APGP_CSIRO_Sfru_2.0, whole genome shotgun sequence, one genomic interval encodes:
- the LOC118265571 gene encoding endothelial zinc finger protein induced by tumor necrosis factor alpha-like: protein MSESIRNLKIHNTCRICLFTTDNVEQFVFLNEDSVWFERFEFCFGIKLSAQDQQQVICLMCSIDIKKFICFKEKCLQSHRLWESLTSDVRCNIIKIDCIDNTKEDKITIKSEKLCTSSDNDYDFLPDDNNADDFIEIKNEHKENDNLSKYAANNEKESKDVEILKNLPKIVQSNKINESAVIVDKKLWSCKKCRKKYLQWGSYLKHIKTCRTRKHQRKPWCTPDFVYNCGKKYDSNVNVKKDIEDKMCTQNNLTITQNNSLYSCGLCSHSFDNMQDLFKHLSEHWDNNDLTCQVCDFVGVDLAAIMAHRYYHYPREGKVHYVCHICRHALPSLLSLHFHYRKIHLRKVGGYCAQCNKDFPKLLMWRKHERRKHSTPKYICDICGKGYIFKYSIKDHMIESHLGIKQNICDICGNCFKNKRYLGLHINVVHTKSEPLKCTHCNKMFKSYHTLHVHQRKISMEKNHKCEVCHKAFTDSNSLSLHMVVHSDVRPFTCDICGASYKYKTHLNVHMYKHTGFHPHKCPHCTKTFATTSQLKRHSSVHTGVRSHACIAQNCIKTFHSKKLMLAHLQSRHKNDNAEPK from the exons ATGTCTGAAAgtattagaaatttaaagatacACAACACGTGTCGAATATGCCTATTTACAACGGATAATGTTGAACAATTTGTGTTCTTAAATGAAGACAGTGTGTGGTTCGAACGTTTCGAGTTTTGTTTTGGTATCAAA ttatcAGCTCAAGATCAGCAACAAGTAATATGTCTAATGTGCTCCATAGACATAAAGaagtttatatgttttaaaGAGAAATGTCTACAATCACACCGACTATGGGAATCTTTGACATCAGATGTG AGGtgtaacattattaaaattgattgtatTGACAATACCAAAGAGGACAAGATTACAATTAAATCAGAAAAATTGTGTACATCATCTGACAATGACTACGACTTCTTACCTGACGATAATAATGCGGATGACTTTATCGAGATTAAAAATGAACACaaagaaaatgataatttaagtaaatatgcAGCAAACAATGAAAAGGAATCAAAAGAtgtagaaatattgaaaaatctgCCAAAGATTgtacaaagtaataaaattaatgagagTGCGGTGATAGTAGACAAAAAATTGTGGTCATGTAAAAAATGTCGCAAGAAATATT tacaatGGGGCTCTTACCTTAAacatataaaaacctgtcggacaAGGAAACATCAAAGGAAACCGTGGTGCACTCCTGACTTTGTTTATAACTGTG gtaaaaaatatgatagtaatgttaatgtaaaaaaagacattGAAGATAAAATGTGTACACAAAACAATTTGACAATAACTCAGAACAATTCACTTTATTCATGTG gtCTGTGTAGCCATAGTTTTGACAACATGCAGGATTTATTTAAACATCTGAGCGAACACTGGGATAATAATGATTTGACGTGTCAAGTATGTGATTTTGTTGGTGTCGATTTAGCAGCTAtaatggcacatag GTATTACCATTACCCACGAGAAGGAAAAGTGCATTATGTTTGCCACATATGTAGGCATGCATTACCATCTTTACTGTCCTTGCACTTCCATTACCGAAAGATTCATTTAAGAAAGGTTGGTGGGTACTGCGCACAATGTAATAAGGACTTTCCCAAACTATTGATGTGGAGAAAACATGAAAGAAGGAAACACAGCACTCCTAAATACATCTGTGATATATGTGGAAAAGG ATATATTTTCAAGTACTCTATAAAGGATCACATGATTGAAAGCCATTTGGGAATAAAGCAGAACATTTGTGATATTTGCGGGaactgttttaaaaacaaaaggtatttaggg CTTCACATAAACGTAGTACACACAAAATCAGAGCCATTAAAATGTACACActgtaataaaatgttcaagAGTTACCATACGTTACATGTGCACCAAAGGAAAATTAGTATGGAGAAGAATCATAAATGCGAAGTCTGTCATAAAGCATTTACGGACAGCAATAGTTTGAGCTTGCATATGGTTGTGCACAGCGATGTGCGGCCTTTTACGTGTGATATCTGTGGAGCcag CTACAAATACAAAACGCACTTAAACGTCCACATGTACAAGCACACAGGATTTCATCCACATAAATGTCCTCATTGCACCAAAACATTTGCTACTACGTCACAATTAAAAAGACATTCTTCGGTCCACACTGGCGTTCGAAGTCACGCCTGCATCGCCCAGAACTGCATAAAAACTTTCCACTCGAAGAAACTCATGTTGGCACATTTACAGTCGCGGCATAAGAATGACAATGCTGAACCGAAGTGA